GACGTGCAGGATCGCTGAAACGGCGTTGCCACGGACGTACTCGTCCTCATCGTCGAGACGCTCGGCCACGACATCGACCGCTTCAGTCGTGCGGTCCGGATGTTCCTGTGCGACGTCCGCGAGTAGACCGATTGCGTTCCCCCGGACGCCCGGATGGTCGGCGTCGACAAGCGTCGTCAGTTCCTCGATGGCCTCGACCGCAGCCGTCGGATACGCCGACGCGATCGCGCCGAGCGCCGACAGCGCGTTCGTCTGGTAGGCAACTTCTCGGTCCGATATCCCGTCCAGTAGCTGTGGGACAATCGGCTTCACTTCCTCGGGATAGCCGACAGCGAGCTGTGAAAGGATATACAGCGCGTTCGTCCGCGTCGGATCGTCGGCGTCGAGCAGGGCAGACAGTGTCGGGACGAGATCGAGCAATCCTTCGGGATCCGCTCCGGCGAGTTCGACACAGCAGCCGGTCGCTGCCTGTGTGCTCTCGTCGTCCTCGACAGTCACGTGCTCGACGATCACGTCCCGGTGGTCGAGCACCGCTTCGGGGGCGTCGGTAGCGATCGCCCGGAGACAGCGTAACAGCAGTGGATCGGCGTCGAGCGAGGGGCGACCGAGTAATCGGATGACCAGTCCGGCGAACTCCCCGTCGACGTGTTGCCCGCTCTGGGCCACCTCCAGCAGGGCAGCCACGGTGTCCTCGTGAACACCGGGTGGAAGCGCCGGGTCGGCAAGCAGCGCGCGGATCCGATCGGTGTCGACGTCGGTTGGCGAATCCAGTGCGCGCTCGCGGAGCGCGGCCGCCAGTTCTGCCGGATCGGTGTGGTCGCCGTCCATCGACCGTACCGAAGTGATTCCCGGTGAAAAAACCTCTTGCCGTTTCCCCGACGGATGGAACGCCTTTTTTGTCCGGGTCGATACTACCATCGAGTATGTGGACGACAGCCACCACCGATACGCTCGCGTTCGATAGCCACTGCGACACCGTGGCCCGGTGCTGTCGTCTGTGGGGGAGCGGCGTCAGGCGAACCGAACCGGCTCGTCAATCGTTCGGACAGGAGACACCGACGCATGCTTGAGCGACTACGCGAGGACGTTCGGACGGCGCTGGAGACGGACCCTGCCGCGAAGAGCCGTCGCGAGGTCATTACCTGCTATCCCGGCCTGCACGCCGTCTGGCTCCATCGGGTCGCCCATGCGCTCTGGTCGGGCGGTTTTCACTGGCTCGCCCGCCTCGTTTCCCATTTCTCCCGCACTGTGACCCACGTCGAGATCCACCCTGCCGCGGAGATCGGCCGGCGCTGTTTCATCGATCACGGTTCCGGCGTCGTGATCGGCGAGACGGCCGCAATCGGTGATGATGTTCATATGCATCACGGCTGTACGCTGGGCGGAAACTCGCCGTATCCCGAAAAGCGCCACCCGACGCTCGAAGATGGCGTGACCCTCGGCGCGAACGCCACGCTGATCGGCGACATCACGATCGGAGAGGACGCCACCGTGGGTGCTGGCGCGGTCGTGGTCGAGGACGTCCCGCCGGAAACGACCGTAACCGGCGTCCCGGCTGAGCCCGTTAACAGAACCGGTTCGACGCCCGCGAACGGCGTCGACGAGCTCGACGTGAACGTGGAGTCGACACACGAGGATGGAGTCGACCGAGGCGTACGCGGCAGCGATGACTTACTCGACGATGGGGACGTTGGTTCGGCTGATTCGGCGGCTGGCGGCGTCCTGCTCGACGCTGACGACCCGGACCGGGATCGCCTGCTCGACAAGATTGACGACGCGCTCGCCGACCTGGATCGTCGTGAAGACGAACTCGAAGCGCTGCGTGACGATGTCGAGCGTCTGCGTGAGGACTAGTCGAGCAGGTGCCGTGCGATGATCGTCTTCTGGATTTCGCTGGTGCCCTCGTAGATGGTTGTCACGCGGGCGTCCCGGTAGAGCCGCTCGACGTCGAACTCGGTGACGTAGCCGTAGCCCCCGTGGAGCTGGACTGCCTCGTTGGTGACGTCCATGGCGGTTTCGCTGGCGACGTACTTGGCCACGCTCGCCTGCAGGGGACCGTCGTCCCCGCGGTCGTCTGCCCGGGCAGCAGCGAGTGTGATGGCCCGGGCACTCTGGATCTCCGCGTACATCTCTGCGATCTTGTGCCGGACTGTCTGAATATCAGCGATCGGGCCGCCAAACTGCTCGCGCTCGCCGACGTAATCGCGTGCCATGTCGAATGCGGACTGGGCGAGGCCGACCGACTGTGAAGCGATCCCAATCCGCCCACCAGTGAGGATCGAGAGCGCGGCGCTCAGCCCTTCACCCTCGGGTGTCAGTCTGTTTGCCGCCGGAATCCGTACCTCGTCGAAGGTAAGCGAGGTGGTGTCGCTGGCGCGGAGGCCGAGTTTCTCCTCCGGATCGCCCACTGAGAGGCCGTCTACGTCGCCCGGGACGACGAACTGCGTGATCGAGTCCGGATCCTCGCGGTCGGTCTTCGCGAAGACGATGTAGACGCCCGCGCGCTCGCCGTTGGTGATCCATTGCTTCTCGCCGTCGAGCACGTACGCGGTCGGGTCGCTGTCCCCCTCGCCGCCCACGGGTCGGGCCTCAGTCGTCATCTCCGCAGGATTCGAGCCCGCACCCGGCTCCGAGAGCGCGAACGCACCGACTGGCCGGCCCTCGACCATCTCCGGGAGCCAGCGGTCCTTCTGCTCCTCAGAGCCGAACTCCGCGATACACGAGGTCGCCAGACAGTGAACTGACAATGCGGTTGCCACTGCCAGCGCGCCGTAGGCGACTGCCTCGTTGACTACTGCATAGGTCACACGGTCGGCGTCGTAGCCGCCGTAGGCCTCGGGCGTGGTCAGCCCGGTCAGGTCGAGGTCTGCCAGCCCGTCCCAGACGTCCTCCGGAAACTGTTCGGTCTCGTCGGCCTCCCGAGCGATCGGCCGAATCTCCTCGACTGCGAACTCCCGAACCACCTCCCGAACTGCCGCCTGTTCGTCGGACAGGTCCATAGCCATCTATTCGGCGCTCGGGCGAAAAAGCTAGGCGTCGATCAGTGCCCGGCGACCCGCCAACTGCCTCGGGGTCAAGTGGTTCGAGACGCAGAGCGTCTCGTCATCACGGAAATCGGAGATTTCCGTACGACTCCGTGGCATCCGTCTTGAATCTCTGCGAAGTGGTCTCTGCTGTCGGCACGCCCGGATCACCCCGACAAAAGTCACTGGGTTTGCCTGAGAAAACCCCGTATCACTTGTGTTTGTTCGGATCTCGGGAAAATGCCACGAATATCGAATATCATAGGTCGTAACAGGTGTATAAACGGAAGATCCATATACCGCTCTCCGTCGGATCTATTCGTGTGAACAATGCACACGATATCGCCTGTGCGGTTCTGGCCGACTGAGAGTATTCCGGACGAGTCGAGACGGATCCGTTCGGGTCCCAGAGCGGCTTCACCGGACTCAAAGTAACGATCCTCACAATGTCCGACCTCACTGACAGCAGCTCCGGATCGAATCGGCGCATCGAAACGTCGCCGCTCCGGCGCAGTCTCGAAGTCGAGTACTGGGTCGTCGACGAAGCCGGACGGTTGACCTCGCCGGACGGGCTCGTGGAGGGTGCCGAGGGCGTCGAACGGGAGTTCGTCGAACCACTCCTCGAGATCAAGACGTCACCGTGTGAGACGACGGCGGAACTCCGCTCGGAGCTATTCGAGCGCCTCGGTCGTGCCCTGACGCGTGCCGATGCGGTAGGGAAACGACTCGTTCCGCTCGCAACGCCGATCCATCACGGCGAGATCACGGACCGGCCGAGCGAGCGGACGCGGATCCAGGATCGGGTCCTGGGGGACGATTTCGAGTACGTTCGGCACTGTGCTGGCACGCATATCCATTTCGAACAACAGCCTGGCTTCGAGATCGACCAGCTCAACGCGTTGATCGCGCTGGATCCCGCAGTGGCGCTGGTCAACTCCTCCCCGTACTACCGTGGGGAGAAGCTGGTTACTGGTGCCCGCTCGAAGCTGTACCGGCGGATGGCCTACGAACGGCTGCCCCATCAGGGACAGCTCTGGCCGTATGCCGACGACCGGGAGGAGTGGGCCAGACGGCTCGAACGGCGCTACAGCGAGTTTCTCACCGAGGCGGTGCTCGCTGGCGTCGATCCCGAGACGGCAAAACAGGCGTTTTCCGTCGAGAACGCCGTCTGGACGCCAGTGCAACTACGACACCGGTTCTCGACTGTCGAGTGGCGATCGCCCGATACCGCCTTACCGACGCAGATCCTACAGCTCGCCGACGACGTCGCCGGAGTCGTCGAGCGCGTCCGGGACGGTGAGTTCCGTATCGAGGGGGAGTCCGGACGTGTATCCGATGATGCCGTGGTTGCCCCCGAGTTCCGGACACTCGGGGAGTATATCGAGGCGGCGATCCACGATGGACTCGATGCCAACTCCGTCCGGTCGTATCTCGATCGGATGGGCTTCGATGTCGAATCGTACGAGCCACTGACAGCCGCCGTTGACGCCGGTCCGGACGTGTCCCCCGAACAGGCACGGGCGATTCGGCTGGAGTACGCCGACCGCCTGATAGACGACTTCGAGCAGACGCGCCGAGTTGCCGCGGACTGATCCGAGGAGAGTATGACACAGAGGAGAACG
This genomic window from Natranaeroarchaeum aerophilus contains:
- a CDS encoding sister chromatid cohesion protein PDS5; the protein is MDGDHTDPAELAAALRERALDSPTDVDTDRIRALLADPALPPGVHEDTVAALLEVAQSGQHVDGEFAGLVIRLLGRPSLDADPLLLRCLRAIATDAPEAVLDHRDVIVEHVTVEDDESTQAATGCCVELAGADPEGLLDLVPTLSALLDADDPTRTNALYILSQLAVGYPEEVKPIVPQLLDGISDREVAYQTNALSALGAIASAYPTAAVEAIEELTTLVDADHPGVRGNAIGLLADVAQEHPDRTTEAVDVVAERLDDEDEYVRGNAVSAILHVGIERPDAIAEAIDRLEARLDDPAPIVRSNACKAAGALDIETARERLETLEADDPNEEVREHAAWALEQLE
- a CDS encoding acyl-CoA dehydrogenase family protein; this encodes MDLSDEQAAVREVVREFAVEEIRPIAREADETEQFPEDVWDGLADLDLTGLTTPEAYGGYDADRVTYAVVNEAVAYGALAVATALSVHCLATSCIAEFGSEEQKDRWLPEMVEGRPVGAFALSEPGAGSNPAEMTTEARPVGGEGDSDPTAYVLDGEKQWITNGERAGVYIVFAKTDREDPDSITQFVVPGDVDGLSVGDPEEKLGLRASDTTSLTFDEVRIPAANRLTPEGEGLSAALSILTGGRIGIASQSVGLAQSAFDMARDYVGEREQFGGPIADIQTVRHKIAEMYAEIQSARAITLAAARADDRGDDGPLQASVAKYVASETAMDVTNEAVQLHGGYGYVTEFDVERLYRDARVTTIYEGTSEIQKTIIARHLLD
- a CDS encoding glutamate-cysteine ligase family protein, whose translation is MSDLTDSSSGSNRRIETSPLRRSLEVEYWVVDEAGRLTSPDGLVEGAEGVEREFVEPLLEIKTSPCETTAELRSELFERLGRALTRADAVGKRLVPLATPIHHGEITDRPSERTRIQDRVLGDDFEYVRHCAGTHIHFEQQPGFEIDQLNALIALDPAVALVNSSPYYRGEKLVTGARSKLYRRMAYERLPHQGQLWPYADDREEWARRLERRYSEFLTEAVLAGVDPETAKQAFSVENAVWTPVQLRHRFSTVEWRSPDTALPTQILQLADDVAGVVERVRDGEFRIEGESGRVSDDAVVAPEFRTLGEYIEAAIHDGLDANSVRSYLDRMGFDVESYEPLTAAVDAGPDVSPEQARAIRLEYADRLIDDFEQTRRVAAD